In one Streptomyces sp. T12 genomic region, the following are encoded:
- a CDS encoding amidase, protein MSDVPFQPAVEQSRALAAGEISSRELVELYLERIATHNTALNAVVTLDPERARREAGEADAARAAGRDLGPLHGVPITVKDSFETAGMRTVCGRTDLKDYVPDQDAEAVKRLRSAGAVIMGKSNMPPGNQDVQADNPVFGPSSNPWDTTRTSGGSAGGGAVATAAGLTTFDFGSEIGGSTRIPSHFNGLYGHKSTWRSIPLIGHVPYGPGPGRWTEADMGCGGAQVRDARDLVPILRATVGPADYDGGFSYTLAPPRATKLADFRVAVWGEDPACPVDSDVAAAVDDAVTVLRAAGAKITVQPASLPVDIATNHGKAFQPLLFGAGDRTGLAPASSAAVLARFVQHPRGDAGPALLGTFQSHYHWLQAHMVRNEIRQRWFEFFQDFDIVLMPVTPTAAPAHHHKLIDWFGRPFEVEGVRRPYWDQVKWSAVANVSGGPATTIPVRRGRSGLPIGLQAMGPSGGDLTTIEFAALLGREVDGFVPPPAFVQTPTTGP, encoded by the coding sequence GTGAGTGACGTCCCCTTCCAGCCCGCAGTGGAGCAGTCACGCGCGCTGGCCGCGGGTGAGATCTCGAGCCGGGAACTCGTCGAGCTCTATCTTGAGCGGATCGCCACCCATAACACCGCGTTGAACGCGGTGGTGACCCTTGACCCCGAGCGGGCCCGTCGCGAGGCCGGGGAAGCGGACGCCGCGCGGGCAGCCGGGCGAGACCTCGGTCCTCTGCACGGTGTGCCGATCACGGTCAAGGACAGCTTCGAGACAGCCGGGATGCGCACCGTCTGCGGGCGAACAGACCTCAAGGACTACGTGCCCGACCAGGACGCCGAGGCGGTCAAGCGGCTGCGTTCGGCCGGTGCCGTGATCATGGGGAAGAGCAACATGCCTCCGGGCAACCAGGACGTCCAGGCCGACAACCCGGTGTTCGGTCCTTCATCGAACCCGTGGGACACGACCCGTACCTCGGGCGGATCCGCCGGGGGCGGCGCCGTCGCCACCGCCGCGGGCCTCACGACGTTCGACTTCGGCTCGGAAATCGGCGGATCGACCAGGATCCCGTCCCACTTCAACGGCCTGTACGGGCACAAGTCGACCTGGCGGTCGATACCCCTCATCGGGCATGTGCCCTACGGCCCGGGCCCAGGACGATGGACCGAGGCCGACATGGGCTGCGGCGGCGCGCAGGTCCGCGACGCCCGTGACCTCGTCCCGATCCTGCGGGCAACGGTCGGGCCCGCCGACTACGACGGCGGTTTCAGCTACACACTCGCACCGCCGCGCGCGACCAAGCTCGCCGACTTCCGGGTCGCCGTCTGGGGTGAGGATCCCGCGTGTCCGGTCGACAGCGACGTCGCGGCAGCCGTGGACGATGCAGTCACTGTTCTGCGGGCGGCCGGCGCGAAGATCACGGTCCAGCCCGCCAGCCTCCCTGTCGACATCGCGACGAATCACGGGAAGGCCTTCCAACCCCTGCTCTTCGGCGCGGGCGACCGCACCGGCCTCGCTCCTGCCTCCAGCGCCGCAGTGCTGGCCCGGTTCGTCCAGCACCCGCGGGGTGACGCCGGTCCCGCCCTGCTCGGAACCTTCCAGTCCCACTATCACTGGCTGCAGGCCCACATGGTGCGCAATGAGATCCGGCAGCGATGGTTCGAGTTCTTCCAGGACTTCGACATCGTGCTCATGCCGGTCACCCCGACGGCCGCCCCCGCCCACCACCACAAGCTGATCGACTGGTTCGGGCGGCCATTCGAAGTCGAAGGTGTGCGACGCCCTTACTGGGACCAGGTCAAGTGGAGCGCCGTCGCCAACGTCTCCGGGGGGCCGGCGACGACCATCCCGGTGCGCCGAGGCAGGAGCGGACTGCCCATCGGTCTGCAGGCCATGGGCCCGAGCGGGGGCGATCTCACCACCATCGAGTTCGCCGCCCTGCTGGGCCGGGAAGTGGACGGCTTCGTGCCGCCTCCGGCCTTCGTCCAGACCCCCACCACTGGACCCTGA
- a CDS encoding TetR/AcrR family transcriptional regulator, with product MRGPNRRQLYAEQTRADLVAAARKLFVDNGFADTSVEAITAAAQVSKGTFYHHFSDKKAMFAELYTELLQRVGALADAASEAIRATPGEPALTAVSNLTHAFLRRTIDDPLHRELMAQAPSVLVEQYRHINDTVAQPPIERLLAVLAERGDVEPDVPVATVARLLLAVLCEGNQIIAAAADREDALARTFHTITLLMSGLAADGVSAHG from the coding sequence ATGAGAGGGCCAAACCGACGACAGCTATATGCGGAGCAGACCCGGGCGGACCTGGTGGCGGCCGCGCGCAAACTCTTCGTCGACAACGGGTTCGCGGACACGTCGGTCGAGGCCATCACCGCGGCGGCGCAAGTGAGCAAAGGCACCTTCTACCACCACTTCTCGGACAAGAAGGCGATGTTCGCCGAGCTCTACACGGAGCTGCTCCAGCGGGTCGGAGCGCTCGCCGACGCGGCGTCCGAGGCGATCCGTGCGACGCCGGGCGAGCCTGCCTTGACCGCCGTGTCGAACCTCACGCACGCCTTCTTGCGGCGGACCATCGACGATCCCCTGCATCGAGAGCTGATGGCCCAGGCGCCCTCGGTGCTGGTGGAGCAGTACCGGCACATCAACGACACGGTGGCCCAGCCGCCGATCGAACGGCTCTTGGCTGTCCTGGCCGAACGCGGTGACGTGGAACCGGACGTTCCGGTCGCCACCGTCGCCCGGCTGCTGTTGGCCGTCCTGTGCGAGGGTAACCAGATCATCGCCGCCGCGGCGGACCGGGAGGACGCCCTGGCCAGGACGTTCCACACGATCACCCTGCTGATGTCGGGCCTGGCGGCGGACGGCGTCAGCGCGCACGGTTGA
- a CDS encoding TetR/AcrR family transcriptional regulator translates to MAGRPRLDDAPERLVRAAVGLLAEQGPSAIKARTVASASGLSTMVVYGHFGGIPELMRAVADHGFRELGAAFAQVPVTDDPIADLFAMALTCRRVAHENPHLYDLMFGLSTRATYRPLSDADLRFSGHSPAFREAHAHIAAACQRLVDSGRAERQEPEVIAAQLWSLVHGYITLELADHFGEFEDPVVQVMLPMGVNFSVGLGDERERAEASHEAGARLYDSIVQGR, encoded by the coding sequence ATGGCAGGGCGGCCGAGGCTCGATGACGCACCGGAGCGGCTGGTGCGAGCCGCTGTCGGCCTGCTGGCCGAACAGGGGCCGTCGGCCATCAAGGCGCGTACGGTGGCATCCGCGAGCGGGCTGTCGACGATGGTCGTCTACGGCCACTTCGGTGGGATCCCCGAACTGATGCGCGCCGTCGCCGACCACGGCTTCAGGGAACTCGGCGCGGCGTTCGCCCAGGTGCCGGTGACGGATGATCCGATCGCGGATCTCTTCGCCATGGCTCTGACCTGCCGCCGAGTGGCCCACGAGAACCCTCACCTGTACGACCTGATGTTCGGCCTGTCCACTCGTGCGACGTACCGGCCGCTGTCGGACGCGGACCTTCGCTTCAGCGGACATTCGCCGGCCTTCCGAGAAGCCCACGCCCATATCGCCGCGGCATGTCAACGGCTCGTGGACTCGGGCAGGGCCGAGCGGCAGGAACCTGAAGTCATAGCCGCCCAGTTGTGGAGTCTGGTCCACGGGTACATCACCCTTGAGCTGGCCGACCACTTCGGCGAGTTCGAGGATCCCGTGGTGCAGGTGATGCTGCCGATGGGCGTGAACTTCTCTGTCGGTCTGGGCGACGAGCGGGAACGGGCCGAAGCCTCGCACGAGGCGGGCGCGCGCCTTTACGACTCGATCGTTCAAGGTCGGTGA
- a CDS encoding helix-turn-helix domain-containing protein, which produces MLTVMRRTSFAHWPCSIARTMDLLGDWWTPLVLREAFYGIRRFDAFQVSLGIARNTLTDRLRRLVDEGLLEKRPYQTEPVRYDYVLTEKGRDFYGVLLVMNRWGDRWLSGEEGPPVVMHHEVCGQEAHAEVVCSSCGEQMTAENTSPRMGPGYPPHLAERPDVRERFAG; this is translated from the coding sequence ATGCTGACTGTCATGAGGCGGACATCCTTTGCGCACTGGCCCTGTTCGATCGCGCGCACCATGGACTTGCTCGGGGACTGGTGGACGCCGTTGGTGCTGCGTGAGGCGTTCTACGGGATCCGGCGGTTCGACGCGTTCCAGGTGTCACTGGGGATCGCGCGCAACACATTGACGGACCGGTTGCGCCGGCTGGTGGACGAGGGACTGCTGGAGAAACGGCCGTACCAGACGGAGCCGGTTCGGTACGACTACGTGCTCACGGAGAAGGGGCGCGACTTCTACGGTGTGCTGCTGGTGATGAACCGGTGGGGGGACCGCTGGCTGTCCGGTGAAGAGGGCCCGCCGGTAGTCATGCATCACGAGGTCTGCGGACAGGAAGCCCATGCCGAGGTGGTGTGTTCTTCCTGCGGCGAGCAGATGACCGCGGAGAACACCAGTCCTCGGATGGGCCCCGGCTATCCGCCACATCTGGCCGAACGGCCGGATGTGCGGGAGCGTTTCGCCGGCTGA
- a CDS encoding SRPBCC family protein has protein sequence MEWTGARYADKPTVEVRTWIAAAPEQVWTLVSDIELMPRMSSELQYVEWLDGRTAPALGARFIGRSKHEALGEWTTTSHIVEYEPPRLLAWGVEDPQNPTAIWRFTLEPQGSGTLLSEWMQMGPARSGLSFAIDRMPEKEQKIVFVRMREFEANMTITLEEIKKLAERAQPAGEARP, from the coding sequence ATGGAGTGGACAGGCGCGCGCTATGCGGACAAGCCGACGGTGGAGGTCCGCACCTGGATCGCTGCTGCGCCCGAACAGGTGTGGACGCTCGTGTCCGACATCGAGTTGATGCCGCGTATGAGCTCCGAGCTGCAGTACGTCGAATGGCTGGACGGCAGGACCGCCCCTGCTCTGGGAGCCCGGTTCATCGGCCGGAGCAAGCACGAGGCGCTCGGGGAGTGGACCACCACATCCCACATCGTCGAGTACGAGCCGCCGAGGCTGCTTGCCTGGGGCGTCGAGGACCCGCAGAACCCAACGGCGATCTGGCGGTTCACGTTGGAGCCGCAGGGCAGTGGCACTCTGCTGAGCGAATGGATGCAGATGGGGCCGGCCCGTTCGGGCCTCTCCTTCGCCATCGATCGCATGCCGGAGAAGGAGCAGAAGATCGTCTTCGTGCGCATGCGGGAGTTCGAGGCCAACATGACCATCACCCTCGAAGAGATCAAGAAGCTGGCCGAGAGGGCCCAGCCCGCGGGCGAGGCGAGGCCCTGA
- a CDS encoding enoyl-CoA hydratase/isomerase family protein produces the protein MPYKDKGHLEIEDRGAVLVVRVDGGPHQLFGLDIAQQLDKLVNRVDRDPSIRAVVFTGAHPERFVSHAAVRWLQEEGAASPTVGRRGAAAVVRMAKHVDRSRLLGPVMRRTPMRGALQLERLHTTFLRMNASGVLFVAALNGSALGLGAEFAWACDLRVMADGDFFIGQPEILLGIIPGGGGTQRLTRLIGTHRSLAAILEGKPFTPAEALANGAVDKVVPQDKVVAQAVELAEHFGRRSKGSVAAAKRSVYFGGSMPLEDGLHVERAEFFTRVMSKDGQELMLDYMKTTDATGELPLYNPDTYAQALASGSVPGHRSTKTTRR, from the coding sequence ATGCCATACAAAGACAAGGGTCATCTGGAGATCGAGGACCGCGGAGCCGTCCTTGTCGTCCGGGTCGACGGCGGCCCGCACCAGTTGTTCGGCCTCGATATCGCCCAGCAGCTGGACAAGCTGGTGAACCGGGTCGACCGCGATCCGAGCATCCGTGCCGTCGTCTTCACCGGGGCACATCCCGAGCGGTTCGTCAGCCATGCCGCGGTCCGGTGGCTGCAGGAAGAGGGCGCCGCGAGCCCGACGGTCGGCCGGCGCGGTGCCGCCGCCGTCGTACGCATGGCCAAGCACGTGGACCGGTCCCGTCTCCTCGGGCCCGTGATGCGCAGGACCCCGATGCGCGGGGCCCTCCAGCTGGAGCGTCTGCACACGACCTTCCTCCGGATGAACGCCAGCGGTGTCCTCTTCGTCGCCGCCCTCAACGGTTCGGCTCTCGGCCTCGGCGCCGAGTTCGCCTGGGCATGCGATCTGCGGGTCATGGCCGACGGGGACTTCTTCATCGGCCAGCCCGAAATCCTCCTCGGCATCATTCCGGGCGGAGGCGGCACCCAGCGGCTGACCCGCCTGATCGGCACCCACCGGTCCTTGGCCGCGATCCTCGAAGGCAAGCCGTTCACGCCTGCGGAGGCGCTCGCCAACGGGGCGGTCGACAAGGTCGTACCCCAGGACAAGGTCGTCGCGCAGGCGGTCGAACTCGCGGAGCACTTCGGCCGGCGGTCGAAGGGGTCGGTCGCGGCCGCCAAGAGGTCGGTGTACTTCGGCGGCTCGATGCCCCTGGAGGACGGACTCCACGTCGAACGCGCCGAGTTCTTCACCAGAGTCATGTCGAAGGACGGCCAGGAACTGATGCTCGACTACATGAAGACGACAGACGCCACCGGCGAGCTCCCGCTCTACAACCCGGACACCTACGCCCAGGCGCTTGCCTCGGGCAGCGTGCCCGGGCACCGCTCGACGAAGACGACGCGGCGGTGA
- a CDS encoding alpha/beta hydrolase — MTTAHSFTRHDITFPSGDSTCAGWLYLPTGVTSPPVVILGHGLGATREMRLDAFAERFAQAGIAAVAFTYRHFGDSGGHPRQLLSIKRQLADWDAAIAYVKARPDIDRSRIAVWGSSFGGGHAITVASRHPELRAAVSQCPFTDGLASALALGPGASLRMTPVLARDMAARVRGKAPAMVPIASAPGSPALMNAPDALPGYQALQPAGTTFRNEVAARVIPTIATYRPGRAAKKVAMPILFCVSNTDSVTPPAQTLRYARTAPRGEIKRYDAGHFDFYTGETFEALVRDQIEFLTRQLHPAPASTP; from the coding sequence ATGACCACTGCGCACTCGTTCACCCGCCACGACATCACCTTCCCCTCCGGCGACAGCACCTGTGCCGGATGGCTCTACCTCCCGACCGGCGTCACCTCCCCGCCCGTCGTCATCCTCGGGCACGGCCTGGGCGCCACCCGCGAGATGCGCCTGGACGCCTTCGCCGAGCGTTTCGCTCAGGCCGGCATCGCCGCCGTGGCCTTCACCTACCGGCACTTCGGCGACAGCGGCGGCCACCCGCGCCAACTCCTGTCGATCAAGCGTCAACTCGCCGACTGGGACGCCGCCATCGCCTACGTCAAGGCCCGCCCTGACATCGACCGCTCCCGCATCGCGGTGTGGGGCAGCTCCTTCGGCGGAGGCCACGCCATCACCGTCGCCTCTCGGCATCCCGAACTGCGCGCGGCCGTGTCCCAGTGCCCGTTCACCGATGGTCTCGCCTCCGCGCTCGCGCTCGGCCCGGGCGCCTCGCTCAGGATGACCCCCGTGCTCGCCCGGGACATGGCGGCCAGAGTGCGCGGCAAGGCACCGGCGATGGTTCCCATCGCCTCCGCCCCCGGTTCGCCGGCCCTCATGAACGCTCCGGACGCCCTGCCCGGATATCAGGCGCTGCAACCGGCGGGGACGACGTTCCGCAACGAGGTGGCGGCACGGGTCATTCCGACCATCGCCACCTACCGGCCCGGGCGTGCGGCGAAGAAGGTCGCCATGCCGATCCTCTTCTGCGTCAGCAACACCGACTCCGTCACGCCTCCCGCCCAGACCCTCCGGTACGCGCGCACCGCACCCCGGGGAGAGATCAAGAGGTACGACGCCGGCCACTTCGACTTCTACACCGGCGAGACCTTCGAGGCCCTGGTCCGCGACCAGATCGAGTTCCTCACCCGGCAGTTGCACCCCGCGCCGGCATCGACTCCTTGA
- a CDS encoding SDR family oxidoreductase: protein MKRDLLGRKLVVTGAARGIGEKVARLAIARGAQVTLIGLEPDRLRDLARDLGPAASWREADVRDGTVLRSAIDEAAGVMGGIDLVVANAGVVAYGTVRQTDEASFERVLDINLNGVFRTLKYVTPHLERSRGHVLVVASALSFMPLAAMASYGASKAAAELLALTYRQEVAHLGVTVGLVHPSWIDTDLVRGAEVDLPSFQGLRNRLPYPGNVTTSADRAAAAIVDGLVRRRSRVYVPRAVVVANWAKAALNSPPAWPWARRFAARAVPSLEREVAALGRHDQLTPGTGTSAAETKSP, encoded by the coding sequence ATGAAACGTGACTTGCTGGGCAGAAAGCTGGTTGTCACCGGAGCGGCGCGCGGCATCGGCGAGAAGGTGGCCCGCCTGGCCATCGCCCGAGGCGCTCAGGTGACCTTGATCGGACTGGAGCCCGATCGGCTCCGTGACCTCGCCCGCGATCTGGGCCCCGCCGCTTCCTGGCGTGAGGCCGATGTGCGCGACGGCACCGTCCTGCGGTCAGCGATCGACGAGGCTGCGGGGGTCATGGGCGGCATCGATCTCGTCGTCGCCAATGCCGGCGTCGTGGCGTACGGGACCGTGCGGCAGACGGACGAGGCGTCGTTCGAGCGGGTCCTGGACATCAATCTGAACGGTGTCTTCCGGACCCTCAAGTACGTGACACCCCATCTGGAGCGCAGCCGGGGACACGTGCTGGTTGTGGCGTCCGCGCTGTCCTTCATGCCGCTGGCGGCGATGGCCTCCTATGGCGCCAGCAAGGCCGCGGCCGAGCTGCTCGCCCTGACCTATCGCCAGGAGGTGGCGCACCTCGGCGTCACGGTCGGCCTGGTGCACCCCTCCTGGATCGACACGGATCTCGTCCGGGGCGCCGAGGTGGACCTCCCCTCGTTCCAGGGCCTGCGCAACCGGCTTCCCTACCCAGGCAATGTCACCACGAGTGCCGACCGAGCGGCTGCCGCGATCGTCGACGGGCTCGTGCGCCGCCGCAGCCGCGTGTACGTCCCGCGCGCGGTCGTCGTGGCCAACTGGGCCAAGGCAGCGCTGAATTCGCCACCGGCCTGGCCATGGGCGAGGCGCTTCGCGGCCCGTGCAGTTCCGTCCCTCGAACGGGAGGTCGCGGCGCTGGGGAGGCATGACCAGCTCACGCCGGGCACCGGTACCTCTGCCGCGGAGACCAAGTCGCCCTAG
- a CDS encoding LLM class flavin-dependent oxidoreductase, producing the protein MRTSTTIEASGSDWREIVAYVTEAEKLGLDICWVAEAWGSEAPSPLGYLAAKTERMLLGSGIIQLGTRTPMAIARAAITLSQISQGRFLLGLGPSGPQVIEGLHGVPFARPLARMRETVEIVREAAAGGKVSYSGQEFRIPLPGAEAKPMRLSMRAEHDIPVYLATLSPKMLHLTGEIADGWLGTSFVPEGAKEAYFDHLDQGLATAGRARADLDICQGAEVAFADDEDALSAMVAGRRKELAFSLGGMGSATTNFYNNAYSRQGWAEAAAEVRTRWQAGDRDGAAGLVTDEMVLATTLIGTEAMVRQRLRVWRDAGVDTVRFYPAGETLDARLTTLGRAIDLVRDIEDEAAR; encoded by the coding sequence ATGCGTACCTCCACCACGATCGAAGCTTCCGGGAGCGACTGGCGGGAGATCGTCGCCTATGTCACCGAGGCGGAGAAGCTCGGTCTCGACATCTGCTGGGTGGCGGAGGCGTGGGGCTCCGAGGCCCCCTCGCCGTTGGGCTACCTCGCGGCGAAGACCGAGCGCATGCTCCTCGGATCCGGAATCATCCAACTCGGCACCCGCACGCCGATGGCCATCGCCCGCGCCGCGATCACACTGTCGCAGATCTCCCAGGGGCGCTTCCTTCTCGGACTGGGCCCCTCCGGACCGCAGGTGATCGAGGGGCTGCACGGCGTGCCCTTCGCCCGGCCGCTGGCGCGGATGCGGGAGACCGTCGAGATCGTGCGGGAGGCCGCCGCGGGCGGCAAAGTCTCCTACTCAGGACAGGAGTTCCGGATTCCACTGCCGGGCGCGGAGGCGAAGCCCATGCGTCTGTCGATGCGTGCCGAGCATGACATTCCGGTCTACCTCGCCACTCTCTCGCCGAAGATGCTGCACCTGACCGGTGAGATCGCCGATGGGTGGCTGGGCACCAGTTTCGTGCCCGAGGGCGCCAAGGAGGCGTACTTCGACCACCTGGACCAGGGCCTGGCCACCGCCGGTCGCGCCCGTGCCGACCTCGACATCTGCCAAGGTGCCGAGGTCGCCTTCGCGGACGACGAGGACGCGCTGAGCGCGATGGTGGCCGGACGCAGGAAGGAACTGGCCTTCAGCCTCGGCGGCATGGGTTCCGCGACCACGAACTTCTACAACAACGCCTACAGCCGCCAGGGTTGGGCCGAGGCGGCGGCTGAAGTCCGGACACGTTGGCAGGCTGGGGACCGGGACGGCGCGGCCGGCTTGGTCACCGACGAAATGGTCCTGGCGACCACTCTGATCGGAACCGAGGCCATGGTGCGCCAGCGGCTGCGTGTGTGGCGCGACGCCGGTGTGGACACCGTACGTTTTTATCCGGCCGGAGAGACTCTCGACGCTCGGCTCACCACTCTCGGCCGGGCCATCGACCTGGTCCGTGACATCGAGGACGAGGCGGCACGGTAG
- the lpdA gene encoding dihydrolipoyl dehydrogenase yields the protein MDQQGEHFDVVVLGAGPGGYVAAIRAAQLGKRVAVVEEKYWGGVCLNVGCIPTKALLRNAELAHVFTREAKTFGIKVDGEVSFDYGEAFRRSRKVADGRVKGVHYLMKKNKITEVGGRGTFLDPHTLLVADHDGNSRTIGFDHCIIATGATPKLLPGTKRSARVVTYEEQILAEDLPQSIVIAGAGAIGIEFAYVLHNYGVQVTIVEFLDRVAPLEDAEVSAVLAKQYRKLGIDVLTSTRVESIDESGQQVRVTVTGKDGARQVLEADKVLQAIGFAPNVTGYGLENTGVKVTERGAIDVDERCRTSVPHIYAIGDVTAKLMLAHAAEAMGVVAAETLSGAETMELDYVMIPRTTFCQPQIASFGYTEEQARAQGFDVQVAQFPFTANAKAHGLGDATGFVKLISDAKYGELIGAHLIGPDVTELLPELTLAQQWDLTVHEVARNVHAHPTLGEAVKEAVHGLAGHMINM from the coding sequence ATGGACCAGCAGGGTGAGCACTTCGACGTCGTCGTACTCGGCGCGGGCCCAGGTGGGTACGTGGCCGCCATCAGGGCCGCCCAACTGGGCAAGCGCGTAGCGGTCGTCGAGGAGAAGTACTGGGGCGGCGTCTGCCTGAACGTGGGCTGCATCCCCACCAAGGCCCTGCTGCGCAACGCCGAACTGGCGCACGTCTTCACGCGCGAGGCGAAGACCTTCGGCATCAAGGTCGACGGTGAGGTCTCGTTCGACTACGGGGAGGCATTCCGCCGTAGTCGGAAGGTCGCGGACGGCCGGGTCAAGGGCGTCCACTACCTGATGAAGAAGAACAAGATCACGGAAGTCGGTGGCCGCGGTACGTTCCTCGACCCGCACACGCTTCTGGTCGCCGACCACGACGGCAACTCCCGCACCATAGGCTTCGACCACTGCATCATCGCCACAGGCGCCACCCCGAAGCTGCTACCCGGCACCAAGCGCAGCGCGCGCGTGGTGACGTACGAGGAGCAGATCCTCGCGGAGGACCTCCCGCAGTCGATCGTCATCGCGGGTGCCGGCGCCATCGGCATCGAGTTCGCGTACGTCCTGCACAACTACGGTGTGCAGGTCACGATCGTGGAGTTCCTGGACCGAGTCGCTCCCCTCGAGGACGCCGAGGTTTCCGCCGTACTCGCCAAGCAGTACCGAAAGTTGGGCATCGACGTACTCACCTCGACCCGTGTCGAGTCGATCGATGAGTCCGGGCAGCAGGTCCGCGTCACGGTCACCGGGAAGGACGGTGCCCGCCAGGTCCTGGAGGCGGACAAGGTCCTCCAAGCGATCGGCTTCGCCCCGAACGTGACCGGGTACGGCCTGGAGAACACCGGCGTCAAGGTCACGGAGCGCGGCGCCATCGATGTGGACGAGCGCTGCCGTACGTCCGTTCCGCACATCTACGCCATCGGTGACGTCACCGCGAAGCTCATGCTCGCGCACGCCGCTGAGGCGATGGGAGTGGTCGCCGCTGAGACCCTCTCAGGCGCGGAGACCATGGAGCTGGACTACGTCATGATCCCGCGCACCACCTTCTGCCAGCCGCAGATCGCCAGCTTCGGCTACACCGAGGAACAGGCGAGGGCGCAGGGTTTCGACGTCCAGGTGGCCCAGTTCCCGTTCACCGCGAACGCCAAGGCTCATGGCCTGGGTGATGCGACCGGCTTCGTGAAGCTCATCAGTGACGCCAAGTACGGCGAGCTCATAGGCGCTCACCTCATCGGCCCGGACGTCACCGAGCTGCTCCCCGAACTGACGCTGGCCCAGCAGTGGGACCTCACCGTCCATGAGGTCGCCCGCAACGTCCACGCCCACCCCACCCTCGGCGAGGCGGTCAAGGAAGCCGTCCACGGCCTCGCGGGCCACATGATCAACATGTAG
- a CDS encoding saccharopine dehydrogenase NADP-binding domain-containing protein produces MEKRRILLLGATGYTGRRVLRELLARGEKPTLVGRSRTKMLTLAERFEAELPVAEVDVTSSAHLTRLLGPSDVVVSTVGPFMQLGMATVTAAARAGARYFDSTGEGPFARRVLLELDSVAAARGATLVPAFGYDYVPGNLAGALALEQAGERACHVEIGYFITRSGRGSELHYRSALRDSWDLTTGGTRQTLVAAAAEDGFAYRSPRPGASSRLVDERAAKRVLTFRYAGVRRPAMTVPGTEHLGLPEVFPQLESVEVGMGWLGRWTRPVQIAAMLQAPLLRSAKVRAALTRWSGRLPGAHREPDTDGRSLVIAVARDGHGRPLATTALTGPDPYEMTGSLLAWGAVHAAAPDAVLKPGVHGPVAAFGLDTLRLGAAEAGVHEVDGALARR; encoded by the coding sequence GTGGAAAAGCGCAGAATCTTGTTGCTGGGTGCGACGGGGTACACGGGGCGGCGAGTTCTCAGGGAACTGCTCGCACGAGGTGAGAAGCCGACCTTGGTCGGGCGAAGCCGAACGAAGATGCTGACCCTGGCCGAACGCTTCGAGGCGGAACTGCCGGTGGCAGAAGTGGACGTCACCTCTTCCGCCCACCTCACGCGCCTTCTGGGCCCCAGCGATGTGGTCGTCTCCACGGTCGGGCCGTTCATGCAGCTGGGCATGGCCACGGTCACGGCTGCCGCGCGGGCGGGAGCGCGCTACTTCGACTCCACGGGGGAGGGCCCCTTCGCCCGCCGGGTCCTCCTTGAGCTGGACTCCGTCGCGGCCGCCCGGGGAGCGACTCTCGTGCCCGCGTTCGGCTACGACTACGTGCCCGGCAATCTCGCCGGCGCCCTGGCCCTGGAACAGGCGGGCGAGCGCGCATGCCATGTCGAGATCGGCTACTTCATCACCCGTTCGGGGCGCGGGAGTGAGCTGCATTACCGGAGCGCCCTGCGCGACTCCTGGGACCTGACCACGGGTGGCACGCGCCAGACGCTGGTCGCCGCGGCGGCCGAGGACGGGTTCGCCTACCGCTCTCCACGCCCTGGAGCCTCTTCCCGACTGGTCGACGAGCGGGCCGCCAAGCGTGTCCTCACCTTCCGCTACGCCGGTGTGCGACGCCCGGCCATGACCGTCCCGGGCACGGAGCATCTCGGCCTGCCTGAGGTCTTCCCTCAGTTGGAGAGCGTCGAGGTGGGGATGGGCTGGCTCGGGCGGTGGACGCGTCCGGTACAGATCGCCGCCATGCTCCAGGCGCCCTTGCTGAGGTCGGCGAAGGTGCGGGCTGCTCTGACGCGGTGGTCCGGGCGGCTCCCGGGAGCACATCGTGAGCCGGACACCGACGGCCGTTCCCTGGTGATCGCGGTCGCCCGCGACGGCCACGGTCGTCCCCTGGCCACGACGGCCCTCACCGGACCCGATCCCTACGAGATGACGGGCTCCCTCCTGGCGTGGGGCGCAGTCCATGCGGCGGCGCCGGATGCCGTCCTCAAGCCCGGTGTGCACGGTCCGGTCGCGGCCTTCGGGCTCGACACCCTCAGGCTCGGTGCCGCCGAGGCGGGAGTACACGAAGTCGACGGGGCGTTGGCCCGTCGGTGA